From bacterium, the proteins below share one genomic window:
- the fsa gene encoding fructose-6-phosphate aldolase, with protein sequence MKIFIDTANVDHIREVNSWGIIDGVTTNPTLIAKEGRDFKEVIIEISQIVDGPVSAEVISLDGEGMVKEARELAKIHKNINIKIPMCLEGLKAVKTLSQEEIKTNVTLIFSANQALLAAKAGATFVSPFIGRLDDYTHIGMDLVRDILNIYDNYGFLTEVITASIRHPLHVVEAALAGSHIATIPFNILELMVKHPLTDLGIKRFLADYEKIPKKSDST encoded by the coding sequence GTGAAGATATTTATTGATACGGCTAATGTGGACCATATCCGAGAAGTTAATAGCTGGGGAATAATCGATGGAGTAACTACTAATCCTACTTTGATTGCCAAAGAAGGAAGAGATTTTAAAGAGGTAATTATAGAGATATCTCAAATCGTAGATGGCCCTGTCAGTGCAGAAGTTATTAGTCTGGATGGCGAAGGAATGGTTAAAGAAGCAAGAGAGTTAGCTAAGATCCATAAGAATATAAATATTAAGATTCCGATGTGTCTAGAAGGATTAAAAGCCGTAAAGACTCTTTCCCAAGAAGAAATTAAGACTAATGTAACCTTAATATTTTCAGCCAATCAAGCCCTTTTAGCCGCTAAAGCTGGAGCAACTTTTGTTAGTCCTTTTATTGGTCGATTAGATGATTATACCCATATAGGAATGGACTTGGTTAGAGATATCTTAAATATTTATGATAATTACGGCTTTCTAACAGAGGTAATTACAGCCAGCATCAGGCATCCTCTTCATGTGGTAGAAGCAGCTTTAGCTGGCTCTCATATTGCTACTATTCCTTTTAATATCTTAGAATTAATGGTCAAGCATCCTTTAACTGATCTAGGTATTAAGAGATTTTTAGCTGATTATGAAAAGATTCCTAAAAAAAGTGATTCTACTTAA